GTATTTGATGGTATCGAATATCCTCGACATCGGATTCGCCAGCATGAGCGCCCCGAATGAACCCACGACCGTAATAAGGAATGACGGTACATGGAGATAAATAAGCGGTGTGGTCGCGCCGGTAGCGATTCCGAACACAACCGCGACAAATCCTATGATTAAACCGAGAACACTCGCAATATCTATTCCCATAAGCTTCTACTCCTCGTTCTTGAATGCGCCAATGAGTCTTCTATAGGTAACGATCCTTTTAAAAATAGTCGCGTAATCTTCACGTACGACAAGCCGTTTCCCCGAAAGCATAATGAGGGTGGTATCCGGATTGCATTCGATATATTCGATCTGATGCGGGTTAACGTAATATTCCGTATTGTCAAGCTTTGTTACCTTTATCACCGTACCTTCTCATCTACTCCTTACATGCGTATTCCACCCCGCATGAAATCCTCATCATCCGGGGTGGAATGCCATGGTATCTATTATAAATGATCAACGTACCAATATACGCTAATCATCCGATTTTACCGTTTCAAAGTCAATAACTCCTGAAGCATCTGGTCCGATGTGGTAATGGTCCTCGAGTTTGCCTGAAATCCCCGCTGGGTAACGATCATGTCGGTAAACTGTTCGGCCAGATCCACATTACTCATTTCGAGTGTACCGGCAATGATCTTTCCCCTTCCTTCGACACCGCTCGTCCCGATCATGGCGTCGCCCGAATTGTTCGAAACGACATAGGTATTTTCACCGGCTTTCTCGAGTCCGCCCGGATTGGTGAAACCGGCAAGGGCGATCTGTCCGAGCATCCTGTTCGTTCCGTTCGAATACACCCCGATAATCACCCCCTGCTGGTCGATCTTGAAGGTTTCGAGATATCCCATTGTGTAGCCGTCCTGTTCCCTTATCTTTGTCGTGAACTTGTCTCCGAATTGGGTAACAACATCCTGGTACTGCCCGATTTCCCCGAGGTTGAGTGTAAAGGTTTGCGTCGCCGCCTCACCGGCCTCTGTTTCGGGAACGTCGAAGGTGACATTCACCATTGCGTTTCCTTCACCGATCGCGGCCCCTGTCCCGTCAATCACCGATTGAAGCGCCCCGAGATTGTCGAAATCGAGATAAAAGACATTGTCGGCGTTTGCCGAACCGGCGACATTGAGTACCGTTGGCAGGGGTGTCTGCTCCTCGCCGACGGTATTGATCACCTGAACCTCT
This window of the Spirochaetales bacterium genome carries:
- a CDS encoding flagellar FlbD family protein; the encoded protein is MIKVTKLDNTEYYVNPHQIEYIECNPDTTLIMLSGKRLVVREDYATIFKRIVTYRRLIGAFKNEE